The Thermocrinis ruber genome has a window encoding:
- a CDS encoding Crp/Fnr family transcriptional regulator, whose product MKELTLEKLFPYADKNFKEDLVSFSQPVSLKKGTMIGYPGAVCELVPIVLEGSVKVYFTAENGREIFLYRIGRGETCILTNLSVLKKVPYPAYAVCEEDVLGYVIPAEKANYLFEKYSYWRNFVLDMVVKNVYGLFLVLNELISKRVDQRLVEYIKNNAKGNVIKATHEEIARDIGTAREVVSRLLKELEREGYLEITRGEIRILKPIP is encoded by the coding sequence ATGAAAGAACTCACTCTAGAAAAGCTCTTCCCTTATGCGGATAAAAACTTTAAGGAAGATTTGGTTTCCTTCTCCCAACCGGTCAGTCTAAAAAAGGGAACTATGATAGGCTATCCAGGTGCGGTGTGTGAGTTAGTACCTATAGTTTTGGAGGGAAGTGTTAAGGTCTATTTTACCGCAGAGAACGGTAGGGAGATCTTCCTGTACAGAATTGGCAGGGGTGAGACCTGCATACTTACAAACCTCTCGGTTTTAAAGAAAGTCCCATATCCTGCCTACGCGGTCTGTGAGGAGGACGTGCTGGGTTATGTGATCCCTGCAGAAAAAGCCAACTACCTCTTTGAAAAATACTCCTACTGGAGGAACTTTGTTTTAGATATGGTGGTGAAGAATGTATATGGGCTCTTTCTTGTTCTGAACGAGCTAATATCCAAAAGGGTAGACCAAAGACTGGTGGAATACATAAAAAACAACGCCAAAGGCAATGTGATAAAGGCTACCCATGAAGAGATCGCAAGGGATATTGGCACTGCCCGGGAGGTGGTATCAAGGCTTTTGAAGGAACTGGAGAGGGAGGGCTATCTGGAAATCACAAGGGGCGAAATAAGAATACTAAAACCCATCCCTTAG